In Nicotiana tabacum cultivar K326 chromosome 17, ASM71507v2, whole genome shotgun sequence, one DNA window encodes the following:
- the LOC107768094 gene encoding O-fucosyltransferase 8 isoform X2 translates to MGKKGSPRGRRVENQELDVSFGVKEHEFRSLDMQHGGDPPLGRRLSGGDYNWDKVVLSKGLKNDSVKFTPFKGVHVGKRQMWWLHRHIRSIVFTILLMGFLFLLDSLVCFIFDPAMLQNNFSLQGSSKTKVGMIEKTEKEGPVKLHERLLNLAAASLAEREFKQESSKLWEEPYPQASSWKPCADKTSPQGKPRNITGYILISANGGLNQQRVAVCNAVAVASLLNATLVIPKFLYSNVWKDPSQFGDIYQEDYFLDMLKDEVNIIKELPPNLKLLDVEAAGSLITDADLSKEATPDEYIKKILPLLLRNRVVHFLGYGNRLGFDPLPYELQRLRCKCNFHALKFVPKIQKRGSLLVRRIRRYDFARSTLDKQLLGNLMPRVDHSAAEGPSKYLALHLRFEIDMVAYSMCEFGGGETERRELQTYRQVHFPLLLERLKESKSYSPEELRRMGKCPLTPEEAALVLAGLGFKHGTYIYLAGSDIYGGQSRMQALTTLYPNLVTKENLLSPSELAPFRNFSSQLAALDFIACATSDVFAITDSGSQLSSLVSGFRTYYGGGHAPTLRPSKKRLAAILSRNKTIGWNSFEEKIRKMIDEGQRVQVRGFGRSIYRHPRCKECMCRH, encoded by the exons ATGGGGAAAAAAGGGTCTCCTAGAGGTCGTCGAGTGGAGAACCAGGAATTAGATGTATCATTTGGGGTTAAAGAACATGAATTTCGAAGTTTAGATATGCAACACGGAGGTGATCCTCCTCTAGGAAGAAGGTTATCAGGGGGAGATTACAATTGGGACAAAGTTGTTTTGTCCAAAGGGTTGAAAAATGATTCTGTTAAGTTCACTCCTTTTAAAGGAGTTCATGTTGGGAAGAGGCAAATGTGGTGGCTGCATAGACATATTAGGTCTATAGTTTTCACAATTTTGTTAATgggctttcttttccttttagattCTCTTGTATGCTTTATTTTTGACCCCGCAATGCTTCAGAATAATTTTTCTTTACAAGGCTCAAGTAAGACCAAG GTGGGAATGATAGAGAAGACTGAAAAAGAAGGTCCAGTAAAGCTGCATGAAAGGTTGCTAAATCTGGCTGCTGCTTCTCTTGCTGAG AGAGAGTTTAAGCAAGAGTCATCAAAGTTATGGGAGGAGCCATACCCTCAGGCATCATCTTGGAAACCTTGTGCAGATAAAACTAGTCCACAAG GGAAACCTAGAAACATCACTGGCTATATACTGATCAGCGCAAATGGAGGACTAAATCAACAAAGAGTTGCT GTCTGCAATGCTGTTGCTGTAGCATCTCTCCTAAATGCCACTTTGGTCATTCCCAAGTTTCTTTATAGCAATGTCTGGAAGGATCCTAG CCAGTTCGGGGATATATATCAAGAAGACTATTTCTTGGATATGTTGAAGGATGAAGTTAATATTATAAAGGAGCTCCCTCCTAATCTGAAATTACTTGATGTAGAAGCAGCTGGAAGTCTT ATAACTGATGCAGATCTCTCAAAGGAGGCTACACCTGATGAATACATTAAGAAGATACTTCCCCTCCTCTTACGCAATCGAGTTGTTCACTTTTTAGGATATGGAAATAGACTCGGCTTTGACCCATTGCCATATGAACTTCAG AGACTAAGGTGCAAGTGCAACTTCCATGCCTTAAAGTTTGTGCCAAAGATCCAAAAAAGGGGTTCTTTACTGGTTAGGCGGATTCGGAGATATGATTTTGCAAGGAGCACATTGGATAAGCAACTTCTTGGAAACTTAATGCCGCGTGTTGACCATAGTGCAGCAGAAGGCCCTTCCAAGTACCTTGCTTTGCATTTAAGGTTTGAGATTGATATGGTGGCCTACTCTATGTGTGAATTTGGTGGTGGAGAAACTGAGAGAAGGGAATTGCAAACTTATCGACAAGTCCATTTTCCTTTACTTCTTGAGCGTCTTAAGGAATCAAA GTCTTATTCTCCAGAGGAGCTAAGAAGGATGGGCAAATGTCCATTGACACCAGAAGAAGCAGCACTAGTTCTCGCTGGCCTTGGTTTCAAACATGGAACATACATCTATCTTGCTGGTTCCGACATATATGGAGGTCAATCAAGAATGCAAGCTTTAACTACCCTCTATCCCAACCTAGTGACCAAGGAAAATCTTCTCTCACCAAGTGAACTCGCGCCATTTAGAAACTTTTCTTCTCAA CTTGCAGCATTGGACTTCATTGCATGTGCAACATCCGATGTATTTGCAATAACAGACTCGGGCAGTCAGCTATCATCCCTTGTGTCAGGGTTCAGAACATATTATGGTGGTGGTCATGCTCCCACGTTGAGGCCTAGCAAGAAGAGGCTTGCTGCAATTTTGTCAAGAAATAAGACCATAGGATGGAACAGTTTCGAGGAGAAGATCCGGAAGATGATTGATGAAGGTCAGAGAGTGCAGGTACGAGGCTTTGGTCGTAGTATTTATCGACACCCCAGATGCAAAGAGTGCATGTGCAGGCATTAG
- the LOC107768094 gene encoding O-fucosyltransferase 8 isoform X1, whose product MGKKGSPRGRRVENQELDVSFGVKEHEFRSLDMQHGGDPPLGRRLSGGDYNWDKVVLSKGLKNDSVKFTPFKGVHVGKRQMWWLHRHIRSIVFTILLMGFLFLLDSLVCFIFDPAMLQNNFSLQGSSKTKVGMIEKTEKEGPVKLHERLLNLAAASLAEREFKQESSKLWEEPYPQASSWKPCADKTSPQVVRAGKPRNITGYILISANGGLNQQRVAVCNAVAVASLLNATLVIPKFLYSNVWKDPSQFGDIYQEDYFLDMLKDEVNIIKELPPNLKLLDVEAAGSLITDADLSKEATPDEYIKKILPLLLRNRVVHFLGYGNRLGFDPLPYELQRLRCKCNFHALKFVPKIQKRGSLLVRRIRRYDFARSTLDKQLLGNLMPRVDHSAAEGPSKYLALHLRFEIDMVAYSMCEFGGGETERRELQTYRQVHFPLLLERLKESKSYSPEELRRMGKCPLTPEEAALVLAGLGFKHGTYIYLAGSDIYGGQSRMQALTTLYPNLVTKENLLSPSELAPFRNFSSQLAALDFIACATSDVFAITDSGSQLSSLVSGFRTYYGGGHAPTLRPSKKRLAAILSRNKTIGWNSFEEKIRKMIDEGQRVQVRGFGRSIYRHPRCKECMCRH is encoded by the exons ATGGGGAAAAAAGGGTCTCCTAGAGGTCGTCGAGTGGAGAACCAGGAATTAGATGTATCATTTGGGGTTAAAGAACATGAATTTCGAAGTTTAGATATGCAACACGGAGGTGATCCTCCTCTAGGAAGAAGGTTATCAGGGGGAGATTACAATTGGGACAAAGTTGTTTTGTCCAAAGGGTTGAAAAATGATTCTGTTAAGTTCACTCCTTTTAAAGGAGTTCATGTTGGGAAGAGGCAAATGTGGTGGCTGCATAGACATATTAGGTCTATAGTTTTCACAATTTTGTTAATgggctttcttttccttttagattCTCTTGTATGCTTTATTTTTGACCCCGCAATGCTTCAGAATAATTTTTCTTTACAAGGCTCAAGTAAGACCAAG GTGGGAATGATAGAGAAGACTGAAAAAGAAGGTCCAGTAAAGCTGCATGAAAGGTTGCTAAATCTGGCTGCTGCTTCTCTTGCTGAG AGAGAGTTTAAGCAAGAGTCATCAAAGTTATGGGAGGAGCCATACCCTCAGGCATCATCTTGGAAACCTTGTGCAGATAAAACTAGTCCACAAG TTGTCAGGGCAGGGAAACCTAGAAACATCACTGGCTATATACTGATCAGCGCAAATGGAGGACTAAATCAACAAAGAGTTGCT GTCTGCAATGCTGTTGCTGTAGCATCTCTCCTAAATGCCACTTTGGTCATTCCCAAGTTTCTTTATAGCAATGTCTGGAAGGATCCTAG CCAGTTCGGGGATATATATCAAGAAGACTATTTCTTGGATATGTTGAAGGATGAAGTTAATATTATAAAGGAGCTCCCTCCTAATCTGAAATTACTTGATGTAGAAGCAGCTGGAAGTCTT ATAACTGATGCAGATCTCTCAAAGGAGGCTACACCTGATGAATACATTAAGAAGATACTTCCCCTCCTCTTACGCAATCGAGTTGTTCACTTTTTAGGATATGGAAATAGACTCGGCTTTGACCCATTGCCATATGAACTTCAG AGACTAAGGTGCAAGTGCAACTTCCATGCCTTAAAGTTTGTGCCAAAGATCCAAAAAAGGGGTTCTTTACTGGTTAGGCGGATTCGGAGATATGATTTTGCAAGGAGCACATTGGATAAGCAACTTCTTGGAAACTTAATGCCGCGTGTTGACCATAGTGCAGCAGAAGGCCCTTCCAAGTACCTTGCTTTGCATTTAAGGTTTGAGATTGATATGGTGGCCTACTCTATGTGTGAATTTGGTGGTGGAGAAACTGAGAGAAGGGAATTGCAAACTTATCGACAAGTCCATTTTCCTTTACTTCTTGAGCGTCTTAAGGAATCAAA GTCTTATTCTCCAGAGGAGCTAAGAAGGATGGGCAAATGTCCATTGACACCAGAAGAAGCAGCACTAGTTCTCGCTGGCCTTGGTTTCAAACATGGAACATACATCTATCTTGCTGGTTCCGACATATATGGAGGTCAATCAAGAATGCAAGCTTTAACTACCCTCTATCCCAACCTAGTGACCAAGGAAAATCTTCTCTCACCAAGTGAACTCGCGCCATTTAGAAACTTTTCTTCTCAA CTTGCAGCATTGGACTTCATTGCATGTGCAACATCCGATGTATTTGCAATAACAGACTCGGGCAGTCAGCTATCATCCCTTGTGTCAGGGTTCAGAACATATTATGGTGGTGGTCATGCTCCCACGTTGAGGCCTAGCAAGAAGAGGCTTGCTGCAATTTTGTCAAGAAATAAGACCATAGGATGGAACAGTTTCGAGGAGAAGATCCGGAAGATGATTGATGAAGGTCAGAGAGTGCAGGTACGAGGCTTTGGTCGTAGTATTTATCGACACCCCAGATGCAAAGAGTGCATGTGCAGGCATTAG